Proteins encoded together in one Telopea speciosissima isolate NSW1024214 ecotype Mountain lineage chromosome 4, Tspe_v1, whole genome shotgun sequence window:
- the LOC122657657 gene encoding uncharacterized protein LOC122657657, whose amino-acid sequence MGLSSGVFFSLRRRLLSPTVLVCFSLLCLCSLTTADDQLTAYEILQSYDFPVGLLHTGVSGYDYDSSTGKFSVYLNETCSFTIQNSYELKYRSTIKGYITKDKITQLQGISVKVFLFWVNIIEVTRIGDQLDFSVGITSADFPVVNFDECPQCGCGFDCKKGQVRRIRTNPSVSSS is encoded by the coding sequence ATGGGTTTGTCGTCCGGAGTCTTCTTCAGTCTCAGACGAAGACTCTTGTCTCCAACGGTGTTGGTCTGTTTCAGTCTCCTCTGTCTTTGTTCTCTAACGACCGCCGATGACCAACTCACTGCGTATGAGATCCTTCAATCCTACGATTTCCCGGTGGGTCTCCTCCATACGGGGGTATCAGGTTACGATTACGACAGTTCTACCGGCAAATTCTCTGTTTACTTGAATGAAACTTGTAGTTTTACTATTCAGAATTCCTACGAACTCAAATACAGATCCACAATTAAGGGCTATATCACCAAGGACAAGATCACGCAGCTTCAGGGTATCAGTGTGAAGGTGTTCTTGTTCTGGGTCAACATCATCGAGGTTACTCGGATTGGCGATCAGCTCGACTTCTCTGTGGGTATCACTTCTGCTGATTTCCCCGTGGTAAACTTCGACGAATGTCCCCAGTGTGGATGTGGTTTCGATTGCAAGAAGGGGCAAGTAAGGAGAATCAGAACAAACCCTTCTGTCTCTTCATCTTGA
- the LOC122660492 gene encoding late embryogenesis abundant protein Lea5-like encodes MARSLSNAKLLSALVDGVSVSIYRRGYAVVSQGVVPTNIEGSGSRSSVVKAGEEIRGTMKEASETKFVSPDPVSGYYRPENGAGEIDVSALREMLVNKARQH; translated from the exons ATGGCTCGCTCTCTTTCAAACGCAAAGCTTCTTTCAGCTCTTGTCGATGGCGTCTCAGTATCAATTTACAG ACGAGGTTACGCTGTAGTATCTCAGGGTGTTGTTCCAACGAACATCGAAGGAAGTGGGTCGAGGAGCAGCGTGGTGAAAGCAGGGGAGGAGATCAGGGGAACCATGAAAGAAGCATCGGAAACTAAATTTGTGTCACCAGACCCAGTCTCTGGTTACTACCGTCCAGAGAATGGTGCAGGCGAAATCGACGTGTCTGCGCTTCGGGAGATGCTGGTGAACAAGGCTAGGCAACACTAG